The nucleotide window GCTCATGGCCTCGACCGTTGTCGGGCTGGCGACGGACATCGCCCTGCACCGGTGGCAGCGCAACACGGCCACTGCCCTCGGGAAGCTGCACGCGACCGTACTCGTGCGCCAAGCCGTCCGGGACCTTCTGCTGGTGGCCGGCCTGATCCACATCGTGGGACAGGACCACGAGACGAAATACCTGGGTCTCGTCTGCGGTCTGCTGCTCTTCTACGCCCTGCATTCCGCATGCCGGGCGCTTGCGATCCTCGTACACCGCACCCGCACCCTGCCCGTGGTGTCCCGGAACATCGACGCCTCGCCACTGCTGCTGAGCCCCGCTCCCCCGGCGCTGCTGATGCGTAGCTCCGGGCAGCGGCTCCTCATGTTCGGTCTGCCCTCGACGGCCGGGCTGCTGACCACCGCGGCGACCGGTTCGGCCCGGTGGGCCGCCGCGGGAATCGCCCTGTCCGCTGCCGTCGCGGTGGTAGCCATCGGCATGCTGCTGCTGCGGTTGCTGCCGGGGCGCCGGCCGGTGACGAGCGAGCAGGCGCTGGAGTGGTTCGAGGCCTGGCTCGCGGAGTACCAGCCGACGGTGGGCATGTACTTCTCCGGCGCCGCGAGCTCGGCCTATCAGGCGAACATGTGGCTGGGGCCGCTGGCCCAGCTGGAGGGTCGTCCGCTGATCGTGCTGCGTGAGCGCTTCATGGTGAGGAAGATCGCGTCGACCGACATCCCGATCGTGTGTCTGCCGAAGGTCGCCGACCTGATGAGGCTGGAGCACTCGACACTGAAGATGCTGATCCACCCGTCGAACTCGGGGAAGACCTCGCAGGTGCTACGGATCCCCACCATCAAGCACGCGTTCGTCAACCACGGCGAGAGCGACAAGCTGTCCAGCTGCAATCCGTACGCGAAGGCGTACGACAACGTGTGGGTGGCCGGTCCCGCGGGGCGCCAGCGGTACGCCCTGGCGGACGTGGGTATCGACGACAGGGACGTCACCGAGATCGGACGCCCGCAACTGGACGCGATCGAGCCGTACACCGGTGCGCCCGCGGGCCCGTACACCACGGTGCTCTACGCCCCCACCTGGGAAGGGTGGGACGGCAACCCGGGCAACACCTCGATCATCGAGGCCGGTGAGAACATCGTCCGCTCCCTCCTGGCTGATCCCGGGGTCCGGCTCCTGTACAAGCCGCACCCGCTGACCGGCTCGGTCGATCCCCGGGCGGGAGCCGCGAACGCCCGGATCCAGGAGATGATCCCCGCCGCGAACGCCCTGCGTGCCGCTGCACACCCCGATGAGAGGCCCGCGCCCTCCGCAGCGGCGGAACTGGCCTACCGGACCGCCGAACTCGTCCGACTGACCACGTCCTCGTTCCGGGCGAGCGCGGACGTCGCGGAGCGGATGCTGCTCCAGACGGTCCCCGAACCCGGTCGGGCGGCGGCCGTGGCCACCGCGACCACCGCCTGGGAGGCCGCGTACTGGGCTTCGTTCCCCGCATGGGAGCACCGAGTCGTCGTCGGGGCGCAGCCGACCGTCTACGCCTGCTTCAACGTGGCCGACCTGCTGGTCAGTGATGTATCCAGCGTCATCTCCGACTATCTGGCGAGCGAGAAGCCCTACGCCGTCGCCAACACCAGCGGCCTTCCTGAGCAGGACTTCCGCGACACCTTTCCGACTGTCCGGGCAGGCGCCGTCCTCGCGCCGGACGCCTCCGGCATACCGGCCCTCCTGGAGTCCGTGCGCCACCCCGAGAAGGACGTCTACGCCGAGGCACGCAGCGAGCTCAAGCTGCACCTGCTGGGCCCCTCCGACCCGCCGTCCGTCGTCCGCCTCAACGAGGCTGCCCGTGCGCTGTGCGCGGCGGCCGACGAACACTGGGCGGGTATGGCGGTGCGATCGCTCTCAGCAATCCCGAGACAGCTGGACGCCGGATCGACGCTGGACAGCAAGCACGTCAGGAACTGAAAGGTCCGTACGCCTAGCCTGGCCGCTTACTTCGCTCATGACCGGCGACGCCCGCCCCTGTCGGCTCACCCTCCCGGTGAGGCGCCGGCCTGAGCTGGTGCGGGAAGGAACGGACGTGTCGGTCCTGATCGGCCGCACGGACAACCGCGCCACCCCACGTATCAACGGCTACTCCGCCTGCTCGGCCTGCGTCGCCTTCTTCGCTATCTCGGCGAGCACGGCCGACGGGTTGCCGCCCGGCTCCACCGCCGTGCCGATGCTCGCCTTGATCGCCTCGCTCGCCTGCGCCCAGGACGTCTTGGCGAAGGGGTAGAACTGCGAGTTCGGCAGCGCGGCCAGGAACTCCCGCAGCGGCTTGTGCCGGGCGTCCGTCTCCATCTCCGCCGAGGCGCTGTCCGTGACGGGCAGCATGTCGTACTCGTCCGCGAACGCGAGCACGTTCTCGTCGTTGTACGCGAAGTCGAAGAACTTCCCGATCTCCGCACGGTGCTTGTTCTGCTTGAAGCCCATCATCCAGTCGGCGACGCCCATGGAACCCCTGGTCGGCCCGTCGACGCCGGGCAGCGGCACCATGCCGACGTCTATCCCCTCCTTCTCGGCGTCCGCCATCAGCGTCGGGTGCCCGTTGAGCATCCCGACCTGCCCCCGGGTGAACGCGTCGAACGCCTTGGCACGGTCGAGCTTGCCCGGCGCGACGGGCCCGGTGAGCCCCTTGCCGACGAGGTTGTCCCTCAGCCAGGTGAGCGTGGCGATGTTCTGCGGGGAGTCGATGTCGTACGAGCCGACGTCGTCCGTGTAGCCGCCCCCGCCGCTGAGCAGCCACATCATGGTCTCGGCCTGGGACTCCTCCGGCCCGAGGGGCAGGGCGAAGGGGTAGCGGACGCCACGCTCCTTGAGCCGGGCGGCGCCGCTCTGGATGTCGTCCCAGGTCCTGGGCGCGTCGAGGCCCGCGTCGCCGAAGAGCTTCTTGTTGTAGAAGAGCAGGCGGGTGCTCGCGATGAACGGCAGTCCGAACTGCTCGCCGTTGACCTTGCCGGCGTCGCTCAGCGAGGGCAGGAAGTTGGCCTGCGTGCGGATGGCGAGCATCTCGTCGACCGTGTAGAGCTTGTCCTTCTTCGCGTAGTCGGCGTACGCGCCGATCTGGGCGATGTCCGGGGCCTTGTTCTGCTCCACCATCTCGGAGACCTCGCGGTCGACGTCCTTCCACGCGTAGACGTGGACGTCGACCTTGATGCCGGGATGGGCGGCCTCGAAGCTCCGGGCGAGGTTGTTCCAGTAGGTCTCGGACGTGTTCGCCGCGCCGGTGCCGTAATCGGCCGCCACGAACTTCAGGGTGACGTCACCGGAATCACCGCCGCCGCCGCACCCCGACAACGTCGCCGTCAGACCAAGCGCGGCCACCGCCGCCGTCACACCCAAAAAGCGCCGCTGCACGGCCTCGCCCATCCTCATCGAATACTTCGCTCACGTGACCCCTGCCGAAAGGGTGATTTTCCCCCACGTTCACGTAGGAGGTCTACACCACAGCAGTCTCGCTTCGGCAACGTATGACAGGGGTCCGGTTTTGTATGGAGCCTCAACAAACCGCGATAGTGGACTAGACCTTTTCGTGCCGACGGGCGAAACTGTCTCCCGTGAGACATGTCATCGCGCTCGATGTGGGCGGCACAGGTATGAAGGCTGCACTGGTCGGGGCCGACGGCACCCTCCTGTACGCGGCACGGCGCGCCACCGGCCGGGAGCGCGGTCCCGAGGCCGTCGTGGAGACGATCCTCGCCTTCGCCGCCGAACTGCGCGCGTACGGCGAGGAGCACTTCGATACCAGCGCGGTCGCCGCCGGAGTCGCCGTGCCCGGCATCGTCGACACCGAGAACGGCATCGCCGTGTACGCCTCCAACCTCGGCTGGCGTGACGTCCCCCTGCGCGCCCTGCTCGGCGAGCGCCTGGGCGGCGTACCCGTCGCGCTCGGCCACGACGTCAGGACCGGCGGCCTCGCCGAGGGCCGGATCGGCGCGGGCAAGGGCGCCGACCGCTTCCTCTTCGTGCCGCTGGGCACCGGGATCGCAGGCGCCATCGGCATAGCGGGCTCCATCGAGGAGGGCGCCCACGGCTACGCGGGCGAGATCGGGCACATCGTCGTACGGCCCGACGGCCCCGACTGCGGCTGCGGCCAGCGCGGCTGCCTGGAGACCC belongs to Streptomyces finlayi and includes:
- a CDS encoding ROK family protein, whose product is MKAALVGADGTLLYAARRATGRERGPEAVVETILAFAAELRAYGEEHFDTSAVAAGVAVPGIVDTENGIAVYASNLGWRDVPLRALLGERLGGVPVALGHDVRTGGLAEGRIGAGKGADRFLFVPLGTGIAGAIGIAGSIEEGAHGYAGEIGHIVVRPDGPDCGCGQRGCLETLASASAVTRAWAAACGDPAADAADCAKAVESGDPAAVRVWQDAVDALAAGLVTALTLLDPRVLIIGGGLAEAGETLFTPLRAAVEERVTFQKLPDIVPAALGDTAGCLGAGLLAWDLLSTEVSA
- a CDS encoding ABC transporter substrate-binding protein, with amino-acid sequence MGEAVQRRFLGVTAAVAALGLTATLSGCGGGGDSGDVTLKFVAADYGTGAANTSETYWNNLARSFEAAHPGIKVDVHVYAWKDVDREVSEMVEQNKAPDIAQIGAYADYAKKDKLYTVDEMLAIRTQANFLPSLSDAGKVNGEQFGLPFIASTRLLFYNKKLFGDAGLDAPRTWDDIQSGAARLKERGVRYPFALPLGPEESQAETMMWLLSGGGGYTDDVGSYDIDSPQNIATLTWLRDNLVGKGLTGPVAPGKLDRAKAFDAFTRGQVGMLNGHPTLMADAEKEGIDVGMVPLPGVDGPTRGSMGVADWMMGFKQNKHRAEIGKFFDFAYNDENVLAFADEYDMLPVTDSASAEMETDARHKPLREFLAALPNSQFYPFAKTSWAQASEAIKASIGTAVEPGGNPSAVLAEIAKKATQAEQAE